The following are encoded together in the Oncorhynchus masou masou isolate Uvic2021 chromosome 5, UVic_Omas_1.1, whole genome shotgun sequence genome:
- the c5h1orf50 gene encoding uncharacterized protein C1orf50 homolog isoform X1, giving the protein MFFPFFNNGFKGALWYVRSFRYIFLEPIPDLYFSTTLFLTCLESSLVFVVLLAWWCCRLWGLSEQGDDFVRANACNRLTVIADQIRYLQEQARKVLEDAKKDAELHHAACNVVKKPGNMYYLYERPSGQKYFSILSPQDWGAGCPHKPCGAFKLQYDMSWTPLDDVAKKDAEIAIMDKILSQQTALPPCLEPNFENISK; this is encoded by the exons atgttCTTTCccttttttaataatggatttaaaggTGCTCTGTGGTATGTTCGAAGTTTTAGATACATTTTTTTAGAACccatccctgatctgtacttctccacaactttgttcctgacctgtttggagagctccttggtcttcgtggtactgcttgcttggtggtgttgtaggctctggggcctttcagaacag GGAGATGACTTTGTCAGAGCGAACGCCTGCAACAGACTGACAGTCATTGCTGATCAAATTAGATACCTGCAGGAACAAGCCAGAAAG GTTTTAGAGGATGCCAAGAAGGACGCTGAGCTGCACCACGCTGCATGTAATGTAGTCAAGAAGCCAGGGAACATGTATTACCTGTACGAGCGGCCCTCCGGACAGAAATACTTCTCTATCCTCTCGCCTCAG GACTGGGGTGCCGGCTGCCCTCACAAGCCTTGTGGTGCGTTCAAGCTTCAATACGACATGTCCTGGACCCCTCTAGATGACGTGGCGAAGAAGGACGCTGAAATCGCCATCATGGACAAAATCCTGAGCCAGCAGACAGCCCTGCCTCCTTGCTTAGAGCCCAACTTTGAGAACATCTCAAAGTAG
- the c5h1orf50 gene encoding uncharacterized protein C1orf50 homolog isoform X2 has translation MDRTVSLPNQPDKTTTVQLVESSSNPNGLELVSSYQTNRVGDPMDLVALATQVQRGDDFVRANACNRLTVIADQIRYLQEQARKVLEDAKKDAELHHAACNVVKKPGNMYYLYERPSGQKYFSILSPQDWGAGCPHKPCGAFKLQYDMSWTPLDDVAKKDAEIAIMDKILSQQTALPPCLEPNFENISK, from the exons ATGGACAGGACAGTTAGCCTCCCGAATCAACCAGACAAAACAACCACAG TGCAGTTGGTGGAGAGCAGCAGCAACCCCAATGGGCTGGAACTAGTCAGCTCCTACCAGACCAACAGGGTGGGAGACCCCATGGACCTGGTTGCTCTGGCAACACAAGTACAGAGG GGAGATGACTTTGTCAGAGCGAACGCCTGCAACAGACTGACAGTCATTGCTGATCAAATTAGATACCTGCAGGAACAAGCCAGAAAG GTTTTAGAGGATGCCAAGAAGGACGCTGAGCTGCACCACGCTGCATGTAATGTAGTCAAGAAGCCAGGGAACATGTATTACCTGTACGAGCGGCCCTCCGGACAGAAATACTTCTCTATCCTCTCGCCTCAG GACTGGGGTGCCGGCTGCCCTCACAAGCCTTGTGGTGCGTTCAAGCTTCAATACGACATGTCCTGGACCCCTCTAGATGACGTGGCGAAGAAGGACGCTGAAATCGCCATCATGGACAAAATCCTGAGCCAGCAGACAGCCCTGCCTCCTTGCTTAGAGCCCAACTTTGAGAACATCTCAAAGTAG
- the ap5b1 gene encoding AP-5 complex subunit beta-1: MSANWPERISAFLRSPSQFLCNTTSDIFLAEVLHELRDDRASDHIKVLLLSPLLEHPTLLCPSVFVGEETALELMSVFAQCSPKSLPLRCHLLLALTSVLLCSCCVSSHTSASQDFLDLLLQMAQDTNDAHAGAALHPLRTTACDCLRELEACLPGLLSQRLELLSSLRQQENSRLHQAYTGLHALALRNAVYLLTQQKGAGAGDLKAALGSNEGFVWGEGADSAHLNSESHSDLALFSPLTLGTMGKVPSLQTGLDCKELRSLLSSLLEESYLLTSLSQAALLRRLVEVLAMVPAVSPTIFRAQLLRLLGTCKVCLLHTTLLMKAAFTDSLFSAEDEAFLLKRLVGLSQHPLLSTPEKLFYMDCILHFPENRPISSGDESLPVLLTPRLAAALVPTVFNDSVSMLARLNLLSLVYLEEGEEDREGQGGRGLAYLYDHLTSLLRIVENQASREMVVTFFRASFLFLLHFCHVERYSEDLSQRLCDLYLRRTRLAPHLINLADRTQDRLEESGWAVALLRALQRTITEAPLSQLTLQDLRWHLRVLARVAEEGEVLQRATLNFLLCVITSSSSALCVSGDWRLGNSVLGVCRRLLLHPSLDSLLTPLADLLQHLTCHYGETDIQDHARLYYTLLTTLSQEKLAGVLAQRGTERGRQAKVRSLSAIMGENEELTSGLTVHQTERPLLRLVKLDKHEPDECRPEHKPDSEPACETESSPGQGGIEDYRAQFQSSSFASEITLQYHLTHTGVHDPHFDKLFSIRLHFDLTDGHYEEVSDISVPCLFRTRKPPTVRLRLKPKQPYHTTLRASAIFTTEDGLSWHSPLADLYVAFPEVFLPLLTPLGWARERKQRVFEGIWGEICSGQSEGDLTNTATSLFCDQLEDSAVGELVEKYFQRYLVSDLDKGRCKVLFFLPPQSHVLLKVITEEDAVQVHIATDNWKLLPYINSYLEDITKEIHSTQQVNGDV, encoded by the exons ATGTCAGCGAACTGGCCCGAGAGGATCTCCGCATTCTTGCGCAGCCCGTCCCAGTTCTTGTGCAACACGACATCGGACATCTTCCTCGCTGAGGTCCTGCACGAGCTGCGAGATGACAGGGCCAGTGACCACATCAAG GTCTTGCTGTTGTCCCCACTACTTGAGCACCCTACTCTGCTGTGCCCCTCTGTCTTTGTGGGCGAGGAGACCGCCCTTGAGCTCATGTCTGTGTTTGCCCAGTGCTCCCCAAAATCCCTCCCGCTCCGCTGCCACCTTCTCCTGGCCCTCACCTCCGTGCTCCTCTGCTCCTGCTGTGTTAGTTCACACACCAGCGCCTCCCAAGACTTCCTGGACCTTCTCTTACAGATGGCCCAGGACACCAACGACGCACATGCTGGGGCTGCATTACACCCATTGAGGACAACAGCCTGCGACTGCCTTAGGGAGCTAGAGGCTTGCCTCCCGGGCCTACTATCCCAACGCTTGGAGCTCCTGAGCAGCCTGAGGCAGCAGGAAAACTCCAGGCTTCACCAGGCCTACACGGGGCTCCATGCCCTGGCACTGAGGAATGCTGTGTATCTGCTCACCCAGCAGaaaggggctggggctggagacCTGAAGGCTGCACTGGGGAGCAACGAGGGGTTTGTGTGGGGGGAGGGTGCAGACTCCGCACACCTGAACTCTGAGTCACACTCAGACTTGGCCCTCTTCTCGCCCCTCACTCtgggcaccatgggaaaagttCCTTCCCTGCAGACAGGCCTAGACTGTAAAGAGCTGAGATCGCTACTCTCCTCCCTCTTAGAGGAGTCCTACCTGCTCACATCCCTATCCCAGGCTGCCCTGCTGCGACGGCTGGTGGAGGTGCTTGCCATGGTGCCCGCAGTCTCCCCAACGATATTCAGGGCACAGTTGCTGCGTCTATTGGGCACATGCAAG GTGTGTCTTCTTCATACCACTCTGCTGATGAAGGCTGCTTTCACAGACAGCCTGTTCAGCGCAGAGGATGAAGCCTTCCTTCTAAAGCGTCTCGTCGGCCTGTCCCAACACCCCCTACTGAGCACACCTGAGAAGCTCTTCTACATGGACTGCATCCTGCACTTCCCAGAGAACCGACCTATCAGCAGTGGCGACGAGAGCCTGCCCGTGCTCTTGACCCCTCGGCTGGCCGCAGCCCTAGTGCCCACTGTGTTCAATGATAGTGTCAGCATGCTGGCTAGACTGAACCTACTCTCTCTGGTCTACctggaggaaggagaagaagacagggagggacagggggggAGAGGCCTGGCCTACCTGTACGATCACCTAACCTCCCTTCTCCGTATCGTGGAGAACCAGGCCAGTAGGGAGATGGTGGTGACCTTCTTCAGGgcttccttcctcttcctccttcactTCTGCCACGTGGAGCGCTACTCTGAGGACCTGTCTCAGAGGCTGTGTGACCTGTACCTCAGACGCACTCGGCTGGCCCCTCACCTCATCAACCTGGCTGACCGGACCCAGGACCGGCTGGAGGAGTCAGGCTGGGCTGTGGCACTGCTTAGAGCCCTGCAAAGAACCATCACAGAGGCCCCACTGTCCCAGCTCACCTTGCAAGACCTCCGCTGGCACCTCAGGGTCCTGGCCCGCGTGGCAGAGGAAGGGGAAGTCCTCCAGAGGGCCACTCTCAACTTTCTGCTGTGCGTCATCACTTCCTCTTCATCCGCGCTGTGTGTGAGCGGGGACTGGCGTCTGGGGAACAGCGTGCTGGGGGTGTGTCGACGCCTGCTCCTGCACCCCAGCTTAGACTCCCTTCTCACACCGCTGGCTGATCTCCTACAGCACCTCACCTGCCATTATGGTGAAACAGACATCCAGGACCACGCCCGCTTGTACTACACCCTCCTCACCACTCTTTCCCAGGAGAAGCTGGCTGGGGTGTTAGCACAGAGGGGAACAGAAAGGGGGCGGCAGGCCAAAGTGCGCTCGCTGTCTGCCATCATGGGCGAGAACGAGGAACTGACCAGTGGTCTGACCGTGCACCAGACTGAGCGACCGCTGCTGAGGCTGGTCAAACTGGACAAACATGAACCAGATGAATGCAGACCAGAGCATAAACCAGACAGTGAACCAGCCTGTGAGACTGAGAGTTCCCCAGGACAGGGTGGGATAGAGGACTACAGAGCCCAGTTCCAGAGTTCCAGCTTCGCCTCTGAAATCACCCTCCAATaccacctcacacacactggagttcacgatccccattTTGACAAGCTCTTCAGCATCCGCTTGCACTTTGATCTCACAGACGGCCACTATGAGGAAGTGAGTGACATCAGCGTGCCTTGCCTGTTCAGGACCAGGAAGCCCCCTACAGTGAGGCTGAGGCTGAAGCCCAAGCAGCCGTACCACACCACCCTGAGAGCTAGCGCCATCTTCACCACGGAGGACGGCCTCTCCTGGCACTCCCCGCTGGCAGACCTATATGTGGCCTTCCCTGAGGTGTTTCTGCCCCTCCTCACACCCCTAGGGTGGGCCAGGGAAAGGAAGCAGAGGGTGTTTGAGGGGATCTGGGGTGAAATATGCTCAGGGCAGTCTGAGGGGGATTTGACCAACACTGCAACTAGCCTGTTCTGTGATCAGTTGGAGGATTCGGCTGTGGGTGAGCTGGTGGAGAAGTACTTTCAGAGATATCTGGTCTCAGACTTGGATAAAGGCAGGTGTAAAGTGCTCTTCTTCCTCCCACCCCAGTCTCACGTGCTGCTGAAGGTTATCACAGAGGAGGATGCCGTCCAGGTTCATATTGCTACAGACAACTGGAAGCTTCTGCCTTATATTAACTCTTATCTAGAGGACATTACCAAAGAGATTCACAGCACACAGCAAGTCAATGGTGATGTCTGA
- the necap2 gene encoding adaptin ear-binding coat-associated protein 2 — MALADDGSYESVICVKPEVHVYKIPPRATNRGYRAADWKLDEPAWTGRMKIISIGKLAYIKLEDKNSGELFAQAPVEQYPGCVVEAVTDSSRYFVVRIEDGNGRHAFIGLGFADRGDSFDFNVALQDHFKWVKQEGELAKEEASQSTAPKLDLGFKDGQTIKISIGNIKKKDPGAKSRPMGSGLLLPPPMAKGAVLVSPPGGQKSPPPTQSNTASLLDFGGPVPTALPTADLWGDFTAAGASSSQDTAKGWVQF; from the exons ATGGCACTGGCAGACGACGGTAGTTACGAGTCAGTGATCTGTGTAAAGCCAGAGGTTCATGTGTACAAGATCCCACCCCGTGCCACTAACCGTGGATATCG AGCTGCTGACTGGAAGCTGGATGAGCCAGCATGGACTGGCAGGATGAAAATTATCTCCATAGGAAAGCTTGCCTATATCAAGCTAGAGGACAAAAACTCAG GAGAGTTGTTTGCCCAAGCCCCAGTGGAGCAGTATCCTGGATGTGTGGTGGAGGCAGTCACAGATTCCAGCAGATACTTTGTGGTTCGGATAGAGGACGGCAATG GACGACATGCATTTATCGGCCTGGGGTTTGCTGATCGTGGGGACTCCTTTGACTTCAATGTAGCTCTTCAAGATCACTTCAA GTGGGTAAAACAGGAAGGTGAGCTGGCGAAAGAGGAAGCATCTCAGAGCACAGCACCCAAACTGGACCTAGGCTTTAAAGACGGACAGACTATCAAGATCAGCATTGGG AACATAAAGAAGAAGGATCCAGGTGCCAAGTCTAGGCCCATGGGCAGTGGCCTTCTCCTTCCTCCACCAATGGCTAAGGGTGCAGTCCTTGTATCCCCTCCTGGAGGCCAGAAATCACCTCCACCTACGCAGTCTAACACAG CCTCTCTTTTAGATTTTGGAGGCCCGGTCCCTACCGCCCTGCCCACTGCAGACCTGTGGGGAGACTTCACAGCAGCTGGTGCCAG CTCCAGTCAAGACACTGCTAAAGGATGGGTGCAGTTTTAG